In the genome of Candidatus Rokuibacteriota bacterium, the window GTATCCGAACGCCGCGCCCGCGTGTCAGGAACGGCGCCCGCGACACGCTGGGCGCCCGCTCAGATCTGCGTCGCCTCCAGCGCGCCGGTCAGGACGTGGAGCGCCTCGAAGAGGAAGTAGCTGCCCCAGATCAGCTCGTTGCGGGTCGCCAGGCCAATCCGCTTGTTGTAGCACCCGTCCCCCAGGATGCCGGCGCCGCTCAGGTGCCGTTCCACCAGCGCCCGCGCTGTCACCTCGGCTGCCTGGCGGTACACGAGTCGCTTCGCCTCCGAGCGCGTGAGGGCTGCCAGCTTGAGCAGGCTCGCCGTCACGATAGCTGTGGCCGAGGTGTCGCGGTTGGTCCGCGGGATGCCCGGATCGTCGAAGTCCCAGAACGCGACCCAGTCGTCGGGCACGTGGGCGAGCCACCAGTCGGCAGCCCGTTCGGCGGGCTCGAGAAAGCGCGCGTCGCCCGACCACTGCAAGGTCAGGGTCCAGCCGAGGATCCCCCACGCCTGGGCGCGCGCCCACGTGCTCTGATCCGTGATGCCCTTGTGCGTGTAGCGGCGGAGCATTCTCCCGGTCGCGGGATCGAAGGACGCCGACTGGCAGACCGATCCCGCCTCGCGCAGGCAGAACTCGATGTGCCGGCTCGCGTGCTTGAGCGCGATCTCGCCGAAGCCGGCATCGCCCGTCTCCCGCCGGGCCCAGAGGAGGAGCCCCGACGCCTGGACCGTGTCCACGTTGGCCTCCCCCTTGCCCACGTCCGCCGCCTCCTCCGCCTCGGTCCCGAGGGGGAGGGCCTCCGCCCGCGGGTTGTAGGTCGAGGCCAGCCCCTGGGCGCCGAGCAGCGCGGTCTCCTTCGCGCCGGGATTGTTTAGCAGCATCGCGCCCAGCGCGGCGCCATAGTAGAAGAGGAAGCCCCGGAACACGGTGTCGGAGTGAATCCGAGCCCTGAGCCTCTCGGTCCACTCCTCGGCCCACCGG includes:
- a CDS encoding glycoside hydrolase family 88 protein; amino-acid sequence: MNAGLWNDALSLMRARVDRTAESVNEGFPHFADPETGRWTCSPTGDWTGGFWNGMLWLLAAGTGEKRYLRWAEEWTERLRARIHSDTVFRGFLFYYGAALGAMLLNNPGAKETALLGAQGLASTYNPRAEALPLGTEAEEAADVGKGEANVDTVQASGLLLWARRETGDAGFGEIALKHASRHIEFCLREAGSVCQSASFDPATGRMLRRYTHKGITDQSTWARAQAWGILGWTLTLQWSGDARFLEPAERAADWWLAHVPDDWVAFWDFDDPGIPRTNRDTSATAIVTASLLKLAALTRSEAKRLVYRQAAEVTARALVERHLSGAGILGDGCYNKRIGLATRNELIWGSYFLFEALHVLTGALEATQI